A single region of the Jatrophihabitans sp. GAS493 genome encodes:
- a CDS encoding type II toxin-antitoxin system RelE/ParE family toxin: MSDAFELGTAPPARRAISERLPPDIAAAAVEFITGPLLANPHRVGKALTEELTGVYSARLATNWRILYEIDEINRVVIVLDIRHRSSAYRSR, encoded by the coding sequence GTGAGCGACGCCTTCGAGCTCGGAACAGCACCTCCTGCTCGCCGTGCGATCTCCGAGCGGCTTCCGCCGGACATCGCAGCCGCGGCCGTCGAGTTCATTACTGGACCGCTGCTGGCCAACCCCCACCGCGTGGGCAAGGCACTTACCGAAGAACTCACCGGGGTCTACAGCGCCCGGCTCGCCACCAACTGGCGCATCCTCTACGAAATCGATGAGATCAACCGCGTCGTCATCGTCCTCGACATCCGCCACCGATCCAGCGCATACCGGAGCCGTTGA
- a CDS encoding tyrosine-type recombinase/integrase, translating to MTSGDALLTVGHHARNRFHDARHTCGTLLHLQGVPVAVISAWLGHSNAAFTRKAYVHSELDALHDVARYFEREQ from the coding sequence ATGACATCCGGAGACGCTCTCCTCACTGTGGGACACCACGCTCGAAACCGGTTTCACGATGCCCGCCACACCTGCGGGACGTTGCTGCACCTTCAGGGAGTGCCTGTCGCAGTTATCTCGGCCTGGCTCGGACACTCCAACGCGGCGTTCACCAGGAAGGCCTACGTCCACTCCGAGCTGGACGCGTTGCACGACGTCGCCCGGTATTTCGAGCGGGAGCAGTGA
- a CDS encoding GntR family transcriptional regulator, translating to MSATVEPLRDSIARSLRAEIISGELVPGTRILEHALAEQHGVSRVPAREALQLLAHEGFIEIVPRRGATVALPSPRRTRELMVIRQNLEELAARLAAERQGAPVAAELRSVLKQGSSATARKQFDHVAGLVDRFHELVAQASGNAELATLLQTVRSQVSWIFEYNLEQRSPDSWRHHALIAEAILQGDPEAAAAAMREDVVRDEKLLFEILLTRD from the coding sequence GTGAGCGCCACTGTGGAGCCGTTGCGGGATTCGATCGCCCGGTCGCTGCGGGCCGAGATCATCTCCGGCGAGCTGGTGCCGGGCACCCGCATTCTCGAGCACGCGCTGGCCGAGCAGCACGGCGTCTCCCGCGTACCGGCCCGCGAGGCGCTCCAACTGCTGGCCCACGAGGGCTTCATCGAGATCGTTCCGCGCCGCGGAGCCACCGTCGCGCTGCCGTCGCCGCGACGCACCCGCGAGCTGATGGTCATCCGGCAGAACCTCGAGGAGCTGGCGGCCCGGTTGGCCGCCGAGCGGCAGGGCGCTCCCGTCGCCGCCGAGCTGCGGTCGGTGCTGAAGCAGGGGTCGTCGGCGACCGCCCGCAAGCAGTTCGACCACGTCGCCGGCCTGGTCGATCGCTTCCACGAGCTGGTGGCTCAGGCCTCCGGCAACGCCGAGCTGGCCACCCTGCTGCAGACGGTCCGCAGCCAGGTCAGCTGGATTTTCGAGTACAACCTCGAACAGCGCTCGCCCGACTCCTGGCGCCATCACGCCCTCATCGCCGAGGCCATCCTGCAGGGCGATCCCGAGGCCGCCGCCGCCGCCATGCGGGAAGACGTGGTGCGCGACGAGAAGCTCCTCTTCGAGATCCTGCTGACCCGCGACTGA
- a CDS encoding DUF2332 domain-containing protein encodes MQRPEDVRAAFTEPEEFWSSPLYRTLSAAVAGDPYLVGLAAHTRDGQVPTFAFFGAVHALLLDGAEHPLGAYYPSLRGDAALPPEGAGQHLLAFARHHETAIIGIVSTRFAQTNQVRRAVGLRLGLAAIAPSLSDQPAHLLEVGTSTGLLLRHAHYGYRLGVRQFGDRDPPVQLTTEWRSTQPPPDLDAIPVLASTCGVDLNPLDATVEADRRWLEALIWPEDRDKATLLHDALTLATHEPVQIMAGDAIDLCPVWSTRTPAGEPRIVFHCATRMHVPLDQRADFDRAIDNIGQDGPLYRIIIEGDGIQITEPGQPTSRRFDAEGHLGWAAPADS; translated from the coding sequence GTGCAACGGCCTGAGGATGTCCGCGCGGCATTCACCGAACCGGAGGAGTTCTGGAGCTCGCCGCTGTACCGTACGCTGTCGGCCGCGGTGGCCGGTGATCCGTACCTGGTGGGTTTGGCTGCGCATACTCGCGACGGGCAGGTGCCGACGTTCGCCTTCTTCGGTGCGGTGCACGCGCTGCTGCTCGACGGCGCGGAGCACCCGCTGGGCGCCTACTACCCGTCGCTGCGCGGCGACGCTGCCCTCCCCCCGGAGGGCGCCGGTCAGCACCTGCTGGCCTTCGCCCGTCATCACGAGACCGCCATCATCGGCATCGTCTCCACCCGATTCGCGCAAACCAACCAGGTGCGGCGGGCGGTTGGCCTGCGCCTGGGCCTGGCCGCGATCGCGCCGTCGCTCAGTGATCAGCCAGCACACCTACTCGAGGTCGGCACCAGCACCGGTCTGCTGCTGCGCCACGCGCATTACGGATACCGCCTGGGCGTTCGGCAGTTCGGCGACCGTGATCCGCCGGTTCAACTGACCACCGAATGGCGCAGTACCCAGCCACCACCAGATCTCGACGCCATACCGGTCCTCGCCTCCACCTGCGGAGTGGACCTGAACCCGCTCGACGCGACCGTCGAGGCCGACCGGCGCTGGCTGGAGGCGCTGATCTGGCCGGAGGACCGCGACAAAGCAACCCTGCTGCACGACGCGCTCACCCTCGCCACCCACGAGCCGGTCCAGATCATGGCCGGGGACGCCATCGACCTGTGCCCCGTGTGGTCGACGCGCACCCCCGCCGGCGAACCGCGCATCGTGTTTCACTGCGCCACCCGCATGCACGTACCCCTCGATCAGCGCGCGGACTTCGACCGCGCCATCGACAACATCGGCCAGGACGGGCCGCTCTATCGGATCATCATCGAAGGCGACGGCATTCAGATCACCGAGCCCGGACAGCCGACCTCCCGCCGATTCGACGCAGAGGGCCACCTCGGATGGGCCGCGCCGGCCGATAGCTGA
- a CDS encoding glycoside hydrolase family 16 protein — MHTTRHPLIAALLAGAASAAALIAVSSSPAAAASASVDLGTVNKCANPLLATDTTGWSSTDGTITRVAASGLSGASWAISTNGKKLVQPKLTVVAHESWQVSGWVRSIGTDITVRIGIDWFNAAGTVISNTFSAYVPVAASTATTGTWTKVSTVAVAPTGAVRGAVSQFATVPTGATATLLDTGCDYELASLGDVKIPKGNLPADDQGPNGWTQTLSEDFNTPEGSATKVGALPDGLWWGYPDNTKITNSTNGVYEPTQVVTVSGGLLHFNGHTEGSSAYAASELPLPKAGQTYGRWDVRYRYLPGSNIAGFKSVWMLWPSSDVWGDGEMDFAEFDNAADRSTVGAYSHRACGQTPPACPTDGAIAKIDPQQWHTATAIWSPGKYTAYTDGHLIVSATTQIATTPHHLVLQTEASDYGPTANPGDVFKVDVAWVVAYTRN, encoded by the coding sequence ATGCACACAACTCGACACCCTCTCATCGCGGCGCTCCTCGCAGGCGCAGCCTCCGCAGCTGCTCTCATCGCCGTCAGTTCCAGCCCAGCCGCCGCGGCCTCCGCGTCCGTCGATCTGGGCACGGTCAACAAATGCGCGAACCCGCTGTTGGCCACCGACACCACCGGTTGGTCATCCACCGACGGGACGATCACGCGCGTTGCCGCATCCGGCCTCAGCGGCGCGTCCTGGGCAATCTCGACCAACGGCAAGAAGCTCGTCCAGCCCAAGCTGACCGTCGTCGCCCATGAGTCCTGGCAGGTGTCGGGTTGGGTGCGTTCCATCGGCACCGACATCACCGTGCGGATCGGCATCGACTGGTTCAACGCCGCCGGCACCGTCATCAGCAATACGTTCAGCGCTTATGTGCCGGTCGCTGCCTCCACAGCGACCACCGGAACCTGGACGAAGGTATCCACCGTCGCGGTCGCGCCCACCGGGGCAGTCCGGGGAGCCGTGTCGCAATTCGCGACTGTTCCCACCGGCGCCACCGCCACACTGCTGGACACCGGCTGCGACTACGAACTCGCATCCCTGGGCGACGTGAAGATCCCGAAGGGCAACCTGCCGGCCGACGATCAGGGTCCGAACGGCTGGACCCAGACACTCTCCGAGGACTTCAACACACCAGAAGGATCCGCAACGAAAGTCGGCGCACTGCCGGACGGTCTGTGGTGGGGTTACCCCGACAACACCAAAATCACCAACAGCACCAACGGCGTCTACGAGCCGACCCAGGTCGTGACGGTCTCCGGTGGCCTGCTGCACTTCAACGGGCACACCGAAGGCAGCTCCGCGTACGCGGCCAGCGAACTTCCGTTGCCCAAGGCAGGTCAGACCTACGGCCGCTGGGACGTGCGATACCGCTACCTGCCGGGGAGCAACATCGCCGGCTTCAAATCCGTATGGATGCTCTGGCCGTCGAGCGACGTCTGGGGCGACGGTGAGATGGACTTCGCCGAATTCGACAACGCCGCCGACCGATCAACCGTCGGCGCCTACAGCCATCGCGCCTGCGGGCAGACTCCACCGGCCTGCCCGACCGACGGCGCCATCGCCAAGATCGACCCGCAGCAGTGGCACACCGCGACCGCGATCTGGTCGCCCGGCAAATACACCGCTTACACCGACGGGCACCTCATCGTCTCCGCCACTACGCAGATCGCCACGACTCCGCATCACCTGGTCCTGCAGACCGAGGCGTCCGACTACGGGCCCACCGCCAACCCTGGCGATGTGTTCAAGGTCGACGTTGCGTGGGTCGTCGCCTACACACGGAACTAG
- a CDS encoding MarR family winged helix-turn-helix transcriptional regulator: MTANAVTQDDKLIDDWLSIVDSVERAQRRMLIDIERSGVSPATFQVLQLLLRAEDHRLPMSRLAKSLSMTGGGFTKLADRMARDGLIDRRHSDTDRRVIRAQLTEAGEQLAIESVQRFRESLSDYLLPSMSPATVHALAQAMNALSDSLATEFITGLDETVFEVVATPRDPSLPDRRGGRNGREPWTDAQRAAHRAALEAEIEAAENATPTNTASSASPATPTPPPSSELSSHDPRFGTSE, encoded by the coding sequence ATGACCGCCAACGCTGTAACTCAAGACGACAAGCTCATCGACGACTGGCTAAGCATCGTCGATAGCGTCGAGCGCGCCCAGCGCCGCATGCTCATCGACATCGAGCGCAGCGGCGTCTCTCCGGCGACCTTCCAGGTTTTGCAGCTGCTTCTCCGCGCCGAAGACCACCGCCTGCCGATGAGCCGGCTGGCCAAGTCACTCTCGATGACCGGCGGGGGCTTCACCAAGCTGGCCGACCGGATGGCCCGTGACGGCCTCATCGACCGGCGCCACTCCGACACCGACCGCCGTGTCATCCGCGCCCAGCTCACCGAGGCCGGTGAGCAGCTGGCCATCGAATCCGTCCAGCGCTTCCGCGAGAGCCTCTCCGACTACCTGCTCCCCTCGATGTCACCGGCGACGGTGCACGCGCTGGCCCAGGCGATGAACGCCCTCAGCGACTCGCTGGCCACCGAATTCATCACCGGACTCGACGAGACCGTCTTCGAGGTCGTCGCCACCCCGCGCGACCCGTCCCTGCCTGACCGCCGCGGCGGGCGCAACGGACGCGAGCCCTGGACCGACGCCCAGCGGGCCGCGCATCGCGCCGCACTGGAGGCCGAGATCGAGGCCGCCGAGAACGCCACCCCAACAAACACAGCAAGCTCAGCTAGCCCAGCAACACCCACTCCCCCGCCCAGTTCTGAACTGTCAAGCCATGACCCTCGTTTCGGGACGTCAGAGTAG
- a CDS encoding DUF6869 domain-containing protein has protein sequence MDEVDDEWSEASVDQSGVCTWSRCDGPVLWGSMAEVASQYWNDSDYRRAKGVYGPAQEFVASLTRSGSPAAIDAIQALVDAAITDAELEFVGAGPLEDLVSHSGHASKFVDDVERRARQQPRFRQAVASMWLGAKVPEHVRARLAAFGAAPLGPESKPKRRK, from the coding sequence ATGGACGAGGTGGACGACGAGTGGTCGGAGGCCAGCGTCGATCAGTCGGGCGTGTGCACATGGTCCAGATGCGACGGTCCGGTGCTATGGGGATCGATGGCCGAGGTCGCTTCTCAGTACTGGAATGACTCGGACTATCGACGAGCGAAAGGCGTGTACGGGCCCGCCCAGGAGTTTGTGGCCAGTCTGACTCGCAGCGGCTCGCCAGCCGCCATTGACGCGATCCAGGCACTAGTCGACGCCGCCATCACCGATGCCGAACTCGAATTTGTCGGAGCCGGACCCTTGGAAGACCTCGTTAGTCACAGCGGTCACGCCTCGAAGTTTGTCGACGATGTGGAGCGCAGGGCACGGCAGCAACCACGATTCCGCCAGGCCGTCGCCAGCATGTGGCTCGGCGCAAAGGTGCCTGAGCATGTCCGCGCCCGCTTGGCTGCCTTTGGCGCCGCACCGCTCGGACCGGAATCGAAGCCCAAACGTCGGAAGTAG
- a CDS encoding HNH endonuclease — protein MTDPGSFEHRVRQEAMRWLTVRTNDGQDEISSQDLLDFAIDGEPFRLLDAQRGIRKPAAFAAALAIRTTYTSPSQERPYDDNVGADGLLRYKWRGIDPDHPENRSLREAMRLELPLIWFFGVGPGVYRPVFPVFLLWEEAASHQFVIDPDVARGLVAKNSPVEEHLRRYILRETKQRLHQPVFRATVLRVYQKRCAVCALGHTVLLDAAHIIPDRHEEGIASVTNGLAMCKIHHAAFDNLILGITPDLIVQIRPDLLDEKDGPMLQHGLKERHGERLMVIPNARAERPNADLLARAYQRFKTA, from the coding sequence GTGACTGATCCCGGCTCGTTTGAACACCGTGTTCGCCAGGAGGCGATGCGTTGGCTCACGGTCCGAACGAACGACGGGCAGGACGAGATTTCGTCGCAGGATCTCTTGGATTTCGCCATTGATGGTGAACCATTCCGTCTTCTCGACGCCCAACGCGGGATTCGCAAGCCTGCGGCGTTTGCTGCCGCACTGGCGATCCGGACCACTTACACGTCACCGTCCCAGGAGCGCCCGTACGACGACAACGTCGGCGCCGACGGCCTGCTGCGTTACAAGTGGCGCGGCATCGATCCTGACCATCCCGAGAATCGTTCACTGCGCGAAGCGATGCGACTCGAACTGCCGCTCATCTGGTTCTTCGGCGTCGGACCCGGCGTGTATCGGCCCGTGTTCCCTGTCTTCCTGCTCTGGGAGGAGGCTGCGAGCCACCAGTTCGTCATCGATCCCGACGTAGCGCGTGGCCTCGTCGCGAAGAACAGTCCGGTCGAGGAACATCTGCGCCGGTACATCCTCCGAGAGACGAAGCAACGACTGCACCAGCCAGTCTTTCGAGCCACCGTTCTGCGCGTCTATCAAAAGCGATGTGCGGTCTGCGCGTTGGGCCATACCGTCCTGCTCGACGCCGCGCACATCATCCCAGATCGGCACGAAGAAGGCATCGCCTCGGTCACGAACGGCCTAGCGATGTGCAAGATCCACCACGCGGCCTTCGACAACCTGATCCTCGGGATCACGCCAGACCTCATCGTGCAAATCAGACCAGATCTGCTGGACGAGAAGGATGGCCCAATGCTCCAGCACGGCCTGAAAGAACGGCACGGCGAGCGACTAATGGTGATACCCAATGCCCGAGCCGAACGCCCAAATGCGGACCTGCTGGCGCGGGCCTACCAGAGATTCAAGACGGCCTAG
- a CDS encoding DUF3824 domain-containing protein, whose product MTTPRDADPYDEGRQFSRPYMPVASTPAGDAPTAYGVSPAPYGYAAAPWTPPYSSDPSYAQYPSDPNHTPYPNYTPDNLQVGAPYAPQGYPPPYWATEMPPARVAPRRRKGLWISMAAAVVLIGGLATAVAVSSQSTSNSGGNAFAAVPTVVDTGSGGVVINSSSGHFRARFPATPDEQSIPLTVSGVKIAVHVAVTRDPLTAVESESYSEGLPTDQTADTLRIALRSFAASANLTVDSQSDTTFRGLAARTATYTAPDGEHLTGVIFMASPTMSYFLVADTGAPFEALENSFETVP is encoded by the coding sequence ATGACGACGCCGCGGGATGCCGACCCTTACGACGAGGGACGCCAATTCTCCCGTCCCTATATGCCAGTGGCGTCCACGCCGGCCGGAGATGCTCCCACCGCCTACGGTGTGAGCCCGGCCCCCTACGGATATGCCGCCGCTCCGTGGACGCCGCCGTATTCGTCGGACCCGAGCTACGCCCAGTACCCGTCGGACCCGAACCACACCCCGTATCCGAACTACACCCCCGACAATCTGCAGGTCGGGGCGCCGTACGCGCCGCAGGGCTATCCCCCACCGTATTGGGCGACCGAGATGCCACCGGCCCGGGTGGCTCCACGCCGACGGAAGGGGCTGTGGATCTCGATGGCGGCGGCGGTCGTCCTGATCGGCGGCCTCGCGACGGCGGTTGCGGTCAGTTCGCAGAGCACGTCCAACTCTGGCGGCAACGCATTCGCTGCCGTCCCGACCGTCGTCGACACCGGGTCAGGAGGCGTCGTTATCAATTCGAGCTCGGGCCATTTTCGGGCCCGGTTCCCGGCGACACCCGACGAGCAGTCCATCCCACTGACGGTGAGCGGAGTGAAGATCGCCGTCCACGTCGCTGTCACCCGCGACCCGCTGACCGCGGTGGAGAGCGAGTCCTACTCCGAAGGGCTACCGACCGACCAGACAGCGGACACTCTGCGGATCGCCCTGCGTTCCTTCGCCGCGTCGGCGAACCTGACCGTTGACAGCCAGTCCGACACGACGTTCCGGGGCCTGGCTGCCCGAACCGCGACGTACACGGCCCCGGACGGTGAGCACCTCACCGGAGTCATCTTCATGGCGTCGCCCACCATGTCTTATTTTCTTGTCGCCGATACGGGTGCCCCGTTCGAAGCGCTGGAGAACTCGTTCGAGACTGTTCCTTAG
- a CDS encoding putative quinol monooxygenase translates to MLHGRLAAKSGMRGDLLAILTEAASGSLLPGCRLYVVGIEEGDSDGVWATEIWESPEAHAASLQMDRVRDQIARAMPLIDVDASTQQKLDAIAGIPA, encoded by the coding sequence ATGCTTCATGGCCGCCTGGCCGCCAAGTCTGGTATGCGCGGGGACCTGCTGGCGATCCTGACCGAAGCCGCGAGCGGCAGCCTCCTGCCCGGTTGCCGACTATATGTCGTCGGGATCGAGGAAGGCGACTCCGACGGTGTGTGGGCGACGGAGATATGGGAATCGCCGGAGGCTCACGCGGCGTCGCTTCAGATGGACAGGGTCCGGGACCAGATTGCTCGGGCGATGCCGCTGATCGATGTCGACGCTTCTACCCAGCAGAAGCTGGACGCGATTGCCGGCATTCCTGCGTGA
- a CDS encoding class I SAM-dependent methyltransferase, translating into MTDHRADPGPDHPQLRDYVAWHAAYDDHESSLSVRLRHVQQAILEWLDRTPGSVRVLSVCAGQGHDILGALQARGRNDRARVSGALVEIYPINAAVARRRIAQLDLALNVVQADAGTTATYVDLIPADLLLLSGIMGNISASDIERLVHVARQLCAPGATVIWTRGAQDPDLGTDIRRWFNQAGFEELSCEEWIEGTGMRVGVNRLNTPPQQLHPGELIFTFYR; encoded by the coding sequence ATGACGGACCATCGCGCCGATCCAGGTCCAGACCATCCGCAGCTGCGTGACTACGTGGCCTGGCACGCGGCGTACGACGACCATGAGTCGAGCCTCTCGGTCCGGCTGCGCCACGTCCAGCAGGCCATTCTCGAGTGGCTAGACCGCACGCCAGGCTCGGTACGCGTGCTCAGCGTGTGCGCCGGCCAAGGCCATGACATCCTGGGCGCGCTGCAGGCCCGTGGCCGGAACGACCGCGCCCGAGTGAGCGGCGCCCTGGTCGAGATCTACCCGATAAACGCCGCCGTCGCTCGCCGACGCATCGCGCAGCTCGATCTCGCCCTAAACGTTGTTCAAGCCGATGCCGGAACCACCGCCACCTATGTCGATCTCATCCCGGCCGACCTCCTGCTCCTCAGCGGGATCATGGGCAACATCTCCGCATCCGACATCGAGCGGCTCGTGCACGTGGCCCGTCAGCTATGTGCACCGGGGGCCACGGTCATCTGGACTCGCGGCGCGCAGGATCCCGATCTTGGAACGGACATCCGCCGATGGTTTAACCAAGCCGGGTTCGAAGAACTGTCCTGCGAGGAATGGATCGAAGGAACTGGCATGCGAGTCGGCGTAAACCGGCTCAACACACCACCTCAACAGTTGCACCCCGGCGAGTTGATCTTCACGTTCTACCGCTGA